Proteins from a single region of Acidobacteriota bacterium:
- the tsaE gene encoding tRNA (adenosine(37)-N6)-threonylcarbamoyltransferase complex ATPase subunit type 1 TsaE: MTFELGREIGAELAGGEMILLSGGLGAGKTLFTKGILDALGYDVDEVTSPSFTLVNLYRTDRFDVYHIDLWRIDGRADAAGAVGLHEILEDPKAVTIVEWSERLTDFVFPDRVIKVYIEGDGDDPRRIEVVRVTDK, translated from the coding sequence ATGACTTTCGAACTTGGGAGAGAAATCGGCGCCGAGTTGGCCGGCGGCGAGATGATCTTGCTGTCGGGCGGTCTCGGCGCGGGCAAAACGCTCTTCACGAAGGGGATTCTCGATGCGCTTGGGTATGACGTCGATGAAGTGACGAGTCCGAGTTTTACGCTCGTCAATCTTTACCGGACAGATCGCTTCGACGTTTATCACATCGATCTCTGGCGCATCGACGGGCGAGCCGACGCCGCGGGCGCTGTTGGCTTGCACGAGATACTGGAAGATCCGAAGGCGGTGACAATCGTCGAATGGTCCGAACGCCTGACGGATTTCGTCTTTCCGGACCGCGTAATTAAGGTTTACATCGAAGGCGACGGCGACGATCCGCGGCGGATTGAAGTCGTTAGGGTCACGGACAAATGA
- a CDS encoding ester cyclase, with protein MDSKALLENWIGAFQRRDLDAVVECYAADAVNFQVAAGEPSIGIEQNRYDTEQFFQGFPDAWSRVENVIADGDRAAWEWIGGGTFLGAFYDINPTGRKFEIRGCGFFTFRDGKIVYQRGYWDKLSWFSQIGVGISDL; from the coding sequence ATTGATTCGAAAGCACTTTTGGAGAACTGGATCGGTGCCTTTCAGCGTCGCGATCTCGACGCCGTGGTCGAATGCTACGCCGCCGACGCAGTCAATTTTCAGGTCGCCGCCGGCGAACCTTCGATCGGGATCGAGCAGAACAGATACGATACGGAGCAGTTCTTCCAGGGATTTCCAGATGCCTGGTCACGGGTCGAAAATGTGATCGCCGACGGCGATCGCGCGGCTTGGGAATGGATCGGCGGCGGTACTTTCCTCGGCGCGTTTTACGACATTAATCCGACGGGCAGGAAATTCGAGATCCGCGGCTGCGGATTCTTTACATTCCGCGACGGAAAGATCGTGTATCAAAGGGGCTATTGGGATAAACTGTCTTGGTTCTCGCAGATCGGCGTTGGGATTTCGGATTTGTGA
- a CDS encoding NAD(P)H-hydrate dehydratase has protein sequence MKVLSAQEMREVDRLTTENYGIPSIVLMENAALAVFRAIRARFDGSVRDRRVLVLCGRGNNGGDGAALARILWKEGADVSVFLIGKVGETNGDARLNLERCVALKGSERFDFVESAAPEAIDFTGHDCIVDALFGTGLARPIEGIWAELAEKVANSAALRVAVDLPSGLASDSARPIGPHSVVDLTVTFTAPKLANVFPPAIRANGELVIADIGSPPELIDNSPSKIFVSEASDAREWLKKTEFSSDSHKYKRGHALLVVGSRDYAGAAALAGNAAMRSGAGLVTVATTRSAQAAIASKMIEEVITRGFDENESGRLSKTAIDEIEMLSQRASAVALGCGLGVGDDMAYVRSIVENRRTPMIVDAGGLTALSPFALQGSAELPLILTPHDGEFLQMLGTADKSVIEDRFGAARSFATEHNVILLLKGERVLIAAPDGRVVINPTGNPGLGKAGNGDTLAGILAGFVAQAAVFGIDIFETVVAAVYVAGLAGDVAEERFGKRAMTASDVRDVLVDAYRKVEAND, from the coding sequence TTGAAAGTCCTTTCAGCCCAAGAGATGCGCGAGGTCGACCGTTTGACGACCGAAAACTACGGCATTCCGTCGATCGTTTTGATGGAAAACGCTGCGTTGGCGGTTTTTCGTGCAATTCGCGCGAGATTTGACGGCTCGGTTCGTGACCGCCGGGTCCTGGTGCTCTGCGGGAGAGGAAACAACGGCGGCGACGGTGCGGCGCTTGCGCGGATTCTCTGGAAAGAAGGTGCGGATGTCTCGGTCTTTTTGATCGGCAAAGTCGGTGAAACAAACGGCGATGCGCGTCTCAACCTCGAACGATGTGTCGCGTTGAAGGGGTCGGAGCGATTTGATTTCGTTGAATCCGCGGCGCCCGAAGCGATTGACTTCACCGGTCACGATTGCATTGTCGATGCATTGTTCGGGACCGGCCTCGCGCGTCCGATCGAGGGCATTTGGGCGGAACTCGCCGAGAAGGTCGCGAACAGCGCAGCGCTTCGGGTCGCTGTCGATTTACCTTCGGGCCTTGCTTCCGACTCGGCGCGGCCGATCGGCCCGCATTCCGTCGTCGACCTGACGGTCACATTTACTGCTCCGAAACTGGCGAACGTGTTTCCGCCCGCGATCCGCGCCAACGGTGAACTGGTCATCGCCGATATCGGCTCGCCGCCTGAATTGATCGACAACTCGCCGTCAAAGATCTTCGTTTCCGAGGCAAGCGATGCCCGCGAGTGGTTGAAAAAGACAGAATTTTCGAGCGATTCGCACAAATACAAACGCGGCCACGCGCTGCTCGTCGTCGGGTCACGCGACTACGCGGGCGCGGCGGCGCTTGCGGGCAACGCCGCGATGCGCTCCGGTGCGGGACTCGTGACGGTTGCGACGACGCGTTCGGCGCAGGCAGCAATCGCGTCGAAAATGATCGAAGAGGTCATTACGCGCGGATTTGACGAAAACGAATCGGGCCGGTTATCAAAGACTGCGATCGATGAGATCGAAATGCTCAGCCAACGCGCGTCGGCCGTCGCGCTCGGATGCGGTTTGGGCGTCGGCGACGATATGGCGTACGTTCGGTCGATCGTCGAAAACCGCCGGACACCGATGATCGTCGACGCCGGCGGTCTGACGGCGCTGTCGCCGTTCGCTCTCCAAGGTTCGGCCGAACTCCCTCTGATCTTGACACCACACGACGGGGAATTCCTGCAGATGCTCGGAACGGCGGACAAGTCTGTTATCGAAGACCGCTTCGGTGCCGCACGGAGTTTCGCAACAGAACATAATGTGATTCTCTTGCTCAAGGGCGAACGGGTTTTGATCGCCGCGCCGGACGGACGCGTCGTCATCAATCCGACAGGGAATCCGGGTCTCGGAAAGGCCGGGAACGGCGATACGCTGGCCGGGATTCTCGCCGGATTCGTTGCGCAAGCGGCAGTGTTCGGCATTGATATTTTCGAAACGGTCGTTGCGGCCGTCTACGTCGCCGGACTCGCCGGTGATGTCGCTGAAGAACGCTTCGGCAAACGCGCGATGACTGCGAGCGACGTTCGTGACGTGCTTGTCGACGCCTATCGCAAAGTAGAAGCAAATGATTGA
- a CDS encoding sigma-70 family RNA polymerase sigma factor translates to MTIQTTPEIFEAEAIRHLDDLFRTAKRITMNPVEAEDLVQETYLQAWKSFEHFEPGTNCRAWLYKIMFNKFDHHRRKKYTRAKYFQEADDLTFLTAACQAPVPENLTDKQVTAALDKLPEHYRAVVLLADVHEFDYKEVAQVLDVPIGTVMSRLSRGRAQLRKSLAAVAVGYGIGISKIAA, encoded by the coding sequence ATGACAATCCAAACTACCCCGGAAATTTTTGAAGCCGAGGCGATACGCCATCTCGACGACCTTTTTCGCACGGCGAAGCGCATCACGATGAACCCGGTCGAGGCCGAGGACCTTGTCCAGGAAACCTATCTGCAGGCGTGGAAATCGTTTGAACACTTCGAACCGGGAACCAACTGCCGGGCGTGGCTCTACAAGATAATGTTCAACAAATTCGACCACCATCGCCGAAAGAAATACACGCGGGCCAAATACTTCCAGGAAGCGGACGATCTGACGTTCTTGACGGCAGCGTGTCAGGCACCGGTTCCCGAGAACCTTACCGACAAACAGGTAACGGCCGCGCTAGATAAACTGCCCGAACACTATCGCGCCGTCGTGCTGCTGGCAGATGTCCACGAGTTCGACTACAAAGAAGTCGCGCAGGTGCTCGATGTCCCGATTGGAACCGTGATGTCGCGTCTCAGTCGCGGCCGTGCGCAGTTGCGGAAATCCCTCGCCGCTGTCGCCGTTGGATATGGTATCGGAATTTCAAAGATCGCCGCCTGA
- a CDS encoding sigma-70 family RNA polymerase sigma factor, whose translation MPQTAATTDRFDPTVWVDEHGDYLFSFALARVRNETVAEDLVQETLLAAIQARKTFDQRSSERTWLSGILKHKVIDHFRRSYRDVELSDEEDTDLSAYDHLYQSEGRGKGHWTAMSKPDTWEQTPEAVMEHAEFRGILSTCLGNLPDRVANAFALREFDGYDSDEICALLEITPNNLWVMLHRARLHLRRCLDHNWFGKVRQ comes from the coding sequence ATGCCACAGACCGCAGCAACAACAGACAGATTCGATCCGACCGTGTGGGTGGACGAGCACGGGGATTATTTGTTTTCGTTCGCGCTCGCCAGGGTTCGCAACGAAACGGTGGCCGAGGACCTCGTCCAGGAGACCCTGCTCGCGGCAATTCAAGCACGCAAAACATTTGATCAGCGCTCTTCAGAACGAACGTGGCTTTCCGGAATTCTGAAACACAAGGTCATCGATCACTTTCGGCGAAGCTACCGCGACGTCGAACTTTCGGATGAAGAGGATACCGATCTTTCGGCATACGATCATTTGTATCAGTCAGAAGGCCGTGGAAAAGGCCACTGGACGGCGATGTCGAAACCCGATACGTGGGAACAAACGCCCGAGGCCGTAATGGAACACGCGGAATTTCGCGGTATTCTTTCGACTTGCCTCGGCAACCTACCCGATCGCGTCGCGAACGCTTTCGCGCTCCGCGAGTTCGATGGGTATGACAGCGACGAGATCTGCGCGCTTCTTGAGATCACACCAAACAATCTTTGGGTAATGCTTCACCGGGCCCGGCTTCATCTACGGAGATGTCTGGACCACAACTGGTTCGGAAAGGTGCGGCAATGA
- a CDS encoding zf-HC2 domain-containing protein: MVAPLYSYALDRKLTIVERIRIRIHLATCNACTKYVENLKFMRQAFRAHDAVIDSPENQVPLKPDARERLKTATRDAKP, translated from the coding sequence GTGGTCGCCCCGCTCTACTCCTACGCTCTCGACCGCAAACTGACCATCGTTGAGCGCATCCGGATCCGTATTCATCTGGCGACGTGCAACGCCTGCACCAAATATGTCGAGAACCTCAAGTTTATGCGGCAGGCCTTCCGCGCGCACGATGCCGTTATCGACTCACCCGAGAATCAGGTCCCGCTCAAGCCAGATGCACGGGAACGGTTGAAGACTGCGACTCGTGACGCGAAGCCGTAA